A single region of the Chitinophaga niabensis genome encodes:
- a CDS encoding PorP/SprF family type IX secretion system membrane protein yields the protein MTRYLWQCTFLLLLAGQANAQETFIFPNFNRNAALANPAMLSLDSSTSFTAAGRKQWTGINDAPQAISFTGSTFIKGPGLSAGIAVEHKSVAVNKYSGIGFMLSKTVKLSKTEYLSLGFYGGADNFSANYTGLGGGDPALAQKQQINQWRGIVGAGLLLHGERFYFGASMPRIPLKDYKDVPDESNGYLTAGVLLPLNEQFSVAPNLTWNVLNKSRALDAGAMLYVQEIFGVGATYRSTGEINAALQYSFQRTLQIGYSYIFAVGNSQNISRFSGGSHEIFLNYRINNIALPFKWW from the coding sequence ATGACAAGATACCTATGGCAGTGTACATTCCTGCTATTGCTTGCGGGCCAGGCAAATGCACAGGAAACGTTCATCTTTCCCAATTTTAACAGGAACGCAGCCTTAGCCAATCCAGCCATGCTTAGCCTGGATTCTTCCACCAGCTTCACCGCCGCCGGCAGAAAACAATGGACGGGGATCAATGATGCCCCGCAAGCCATCAGCTTCACCGGCAGCACTTTTATAAAAGGCCCGGGCCTCTCAGCCGGCATAGCAGTAGAACATAAATCTGTAGCAGTAAATAAATACAGCGGCATAGGTTTCATGCTCTCTAAAACCGTGAAGCTCAGTAAAACAGAATACCTCAGCTTAGGCTTCTATGGTGGTGCAGATAACTTTTCTGCCAACTACACAGGTCTTGGTGGCGGCGATCCCGCATTAGCGCAAAAACAACAGATCAACCAATGGAGGGGTATTGTGGGAGCGGGCTTATTATTGCATGGAGAACGGTTCTACTTCGGTGCTTCTATGCCCCGGATCCCTCTTAAAGATTATAAAGATGTACCCGATGAAAGTAATGGCTACTTAACAGCGGGCGTATTATTACCACTGAACGAACAGTTCTCCGTAGCACCCAACTTAACCTGGAATGTATTGAACAAAAGCCGTGCATTGGATGCCGGCGCGATGTTGTATGTACAGGAGATCTTTGGCGTAGGCGCCACTTACCGGAGCACAGGAGAAATAAATGCAGCATTGCAGTATAGTTTTCAACGCACCTTACAGATCGGCTACAGCTACATTTTCGCTGTAGGCAATAGCCAGAACATCAGTCGTTTCAGCGGAGGCTCCCATGAAATATTCCTGAACTACCGCATCAATAACATCGCACTTCCTTTCAAATGGTGGTAA
- a CDS encoding META domain-containing protein has protein sequence MKQVLFGGLAALSMFIYACQGTSKNTGGDTSAVVTTASPSWKLEGTRWKLKEFPANPIAIPPSEKDIYISFVDTSSQIQGFLGCNGFGGKYLATAQGDLQISDVISTQMACPSLDVENALGKAMAATSKYTIDKDLLRLQRGDSILATFTAIQQ, from the coding sequence ATGAAACAGGTACTTTTTGGCGGATTAGCCGCTTTATCGATGTTCATTTATGCCTGCCAGGGCACCAGCAAAAACACGGGAGGAGACACTTCTGCCGTGGTTACAACAGCTTCCCCTTCCTGGAAACTGGAAGGCACCCGCTGGAAACTGAAAGAATTTCCGGCGAACCCTATTGCGATCCCGCCGAGCGAAAAGGATATTTATATTTCCTTTGTGGATACCTCTTCCCAGATCCAGGGATTCCTGGGATGCAATGGTTTCGGGGGTAAATACCTGGCTACGGCTCAGGGCGACTTACAGATCTCCGATGTGATCTCTACACAAATGGCCTGTCCTTCGCTGGATGTGGAGAACGCATTAGGAAAAGCAATGGCCGCAACCAGTAAGTACACCATTGATAAAGACCTGCTGCGTTTGCAGAGAGGAGATTCTATTTTGGCAACGTTTACAGCTATCCAACAATAA
- a CDS encoding S46 family peptidase, with product MKKNLFLLLLLLSVKLAKADEGMWLPYLLGPQVYADMVKKGLKLTKEQLYSINKSSMKDAIIIFNGGCTGEIVSSEGLIFTNHHCGYGAIAAASSVTNNYLKDGFYARSKQEEIPSKNMFVQFLVRVEDVTAKVDSALQGAAANERNAKLQAAYGNIIKAATDGTGYEGRVVPMYAGNQYILFIYERFTDIRLVGTPPESIGKFGGDTDNWEWPRHTGDFSVFRVYTGKDGKPAAHSPENIPMKAKSFLPVSIKGVKENDYAMIFGYPGGTTRYETSFGVKLKTDIENPSTVNLRDIRLKYMFEEMKKDPAVKLQLASSYAGIANYWKFFDGESKQLLKYHVYEEKQKQEAAFQQWAKGKPEFENVFAQYEKAYKAWEPHAKHRIYLREATLGSPLAAFASSLASIEDAILKKGNVNAAVAAADAARTNFLKDENKVSDQKILAATAQMFYTDIAKDQQPIGFYESLRSFGDLQDEKTYKTWAASVFANTMIFNDAKWSAFVKNPDAVTLQDDPAYAYASAFVKNYVGKYAPLFAQFSAQTTELNRLYLKGEMQMNPNKSRYPDANFTMRLSYGQVKPYSPKDAVAYDYVTTSAGVLEKYIPGDYEFDLPPGYVDLVKKKDFGQYKDLKRNDLVVGFITTNDITGGNSGSPVINGNGELIGLAFDGNYEALSHKIQFDKNYNRTICVDVRYVLWCIDKLGGAKNIINELKIVK from the coding sequence ATGAAGAAAAATCTATTCCTGCTGCTCCTGTTACTTTCAGTGAAGCTGGCGAAAGCAGATGAAGGGATGTGGTTACCATATCTCCTGGGCCCGCAAGTATATGCTGACATGGTGAAAAAAGGACTGAAGCTCACAAAAGAACAGTTGTACAGCATCAACAAATCCTCCATGAAAGACGCCATCATTATCTTCAACGGTGGATGTACCGGAGAAATAGTGAGCAGTGAAGGTTTGATCTTCACTAACCACCACTGTGGTTATGGCGCCATCGCCGCTGCCAGCAGTGTTACCAATAACTACCTGAAAGATGGTTTCTATGCCAGAAGCAAACAGGAAGAAATTCCATCCAAAAACATGTTTGTGCAATTCCTGGTGCGCGTGGAAGATGTTACGGCAAAAGTAGACAGTGCTTTACAAGGCGCTGCGGCCAATGAGCGCAACGCCAAATTACAGGCCGCTTATGGCAATATCATCAAAGCTGCTACAGATGGTACCGGTTACGAAGGACGTGTTGTTCCCATGTACGCCGGCAACCAATACATCCTCTTCATTTACGAACGTTTTACCGATATCCGCCTGGTAGGTACACCCCCTGAAAGCATTGGTAAATTCGGCGGCGATACAGACAACTGGGAATGGCCACGCCACACCGGGGACTTCTCCGTATTCCGCGTATATACCGGCAAAGATGGCAAACCTGCCGCCCATAGCCCTGAGAACATTCCCATGAAGGCAAAATCTTTCCTGCCGGTATCTATCAAGGGCGTTAAAGAAAATGATTACGCGATGATCTTCGGTTATCCCGGAGGTACTACGCGTTATGAAACTTCTTTCGGCGTAAAGCTCAAAACCGATATCGAAAATCCTTCTACAGTTAACCTGCGCGACATCCGCCTTAAATATATGTTTGAGGAAATGAAGAAAGACCCTGCTGTGAAACTGCAACTGGCCTCTTCTTACGCGGGTATTGCTAACTACTGGAAATTCTTTGACGGTGAAAGCAAACAGTTGCTGAAGTACCATGTATACGAAGAAAAACAAAAACAGGAAGCTGCTTTCCAGCAATGGGCTAAAGGCAAACCTGAATTTGAAAATGTGTTCGCACAATATGAAAAGGCTTACAAAGCCTGGGAGCCGCACGCTAAACACCGCATCTATCTGCGTGAAGCCACTTTAGGTTCTCCCCTTGCTGCCTTTGCTTCTTCCTTGGCTTCCATTGAAGACGCTATCCTCAAGAAAGGAAATGTAAACGCCGCTGTGGCCGCTGCTGATGCTGCACGCACCAACTTCCTGAAAGATGAAAATAAAGTAAGCGATCAGAAGATCCTCGCAGCCACGGCTCAGATGTTCTATACAGATATCGCCAAAGATCAACAGCCGATCGGTTTTTACGAAAGCCTCAGATCCTTCGGTGATCTGCAGGATGAAAAGACTTACAAAACATGGGCTGCTTCTGTGTTCGCTAATACCATGATCTTTAACGATGCCAAATGGAGCGCGTTCGTTAAAAATCCTGATGCCGTAACGCTGCAGGATGATCCGGCATATGCGTATGCTTCTGCTTTCGTGAAAAACTACGTGGGTAAATATGCTCCGCTGTTTGCACAGTTCTCGGCACAAACCACGGAACTCAACCGCCTTTACCTGAAAGGGGAAATGCAGATGAACCCTAACAAATCCCGCTACCCCGATGCGAATTTCACCATGCGCCTCTCTTACGGCCAGGTGAAACCTTATTCTCCAAAGGATGCAGTGGCGTATGATTATGTAACCACCTCTGCTGGCGTGCTGGAAAAATATATCCCGGGCGATTATGAATTTGATCTGCCTCCGGGTTATGTGGACCTGGTGAAGAAAAAAGATTTCGGCCAGTATAAGGACCTCAAACGCAATGACCTCGTTGTTGGCTTTATCACTACCAATGATATCACAGGCGGTAACTCCGGTTCTCCTGTTATCAATGGTAACGGTGAGCTGATCGGACTTGCTTTTGATGGTAACTACGAAGCGCTGAGCCACAAGATCCAGTTCGACAAGAACTACAACCGTACCATTTGTGTGGATGTGCGCTATGTATTATGGTGCATTGATAAACTGGGTGGTGCCAAAAATATCATTAACGAATTGAAGATCGTTAAGTAA
- a CDS encoding tetratricopeptide repeat protein, which yields MDPIHNGCTQCGSPDYEAGYVNNLCRECRQQMSRFPIAGWVKWSAAGVAALFLFSLFNMPKAIKASMTYNKARQLFDDHKYESAEKAFHQILQRYPSNFKMNAYYAMSAYHNEHYAISDSVLGPWRGRSIEDQETTNMVNSLLSIDEDLKLSDESIYARLDSTASVKESIDIIKTYSLAHKEEVAAKLLLASYYSSDSNYTGVISLCEEVRTLKPDILFGLRLLAQAYCEQKQYEKGLTVCDQMLADHAESIDGLILKGKILLKQKQDKKALQIARQVYEIAPSDIRTIRMLALASHFNGDKATAKTMQDNLIAIEDTAGVTWLNNVIHNNISYRD from the coding sequence ATGGACCCTATACACAATGGCTGTACGCAGTGCGGCAGTCCTGACTATGAAGCCGGTTATGTTAACAATTTATGCCGGGAGTGCCGTCAACAAATGAGCCGTTTCCCCATCGCAGGCTGGGTTAAATGGTCCGCCGCGGGCGTAGCTGCTTTGTTCCTTTTCTCTCTTTTCAATATGCCCAAAGCTATCAAGGCTTCCATGACCTATAACAAGGCCAGGCAATTATTCGATGACCATAAGTACGAAAGTGCGGAAAAGGCTTTCCATCAAATCCTGCAACGCTATCCTTCTAATTTTAAAATGAACGCCTATTACGCGATGTCTGCGTATCATAATGAGCATTATGCCATTTCAGATAGCGTGCTGGGCCCCTGGAGAGGGAGGTCCATTGAAGACCAGGAAACAACCAACATGGTGAATTCCCTTCTGAGCATAGACGAGGACCTTAAGCTCTCCGATGAATCCATATATGCCCGGCTGGATAGCACTGCCAGTGTAAAAGAGTCTATTGATATCATAAAAACCTACAGCCTTGCACACAAGGAAGAAGTTGCGGCAAAGTTGCTGCTTGCCTCCTATTACAGCTCAGATAGTAATTACACCGGTGTTATTTCCTTATGCGAAGAAGTGAGGACCCTTAAGCCGGACATTTTATTCGGCCTTCGTTTATTAGCACAAGCCTATTGTGAGCAAAAGCAATATGAAAAAGGATTGACGGTCTGTGATCAGATGCTGGCTGATCATGCGGAATCTATTGATGGCCTTATATTGAAAGGGAAGATCCTGCTTAAACAAAAGCAGGACAAAAAGGCCTTGCAAATTGCCCGGCAGGTTTATGAGATTGCTCCTTCTGATATCAGAACGATCCGCATGCTTGCATTGGCTTCCCATTTTAACGGAGATAAGGCAACCGCTAAAACCATGCAGGATAATTTAATTGCCATTGAAGACACGGCTGGTGTTACCTGGTTGAACAACGTTATTCACAATAATATTTCTTACAGAGATTAA
- a CDS encoding metalloprotease family protein, protein MFIPGVYIAVVTFPGVIVHELAHQLFCRWCGVAVFEVKYFQVANPVGYVLHEPPKKASHSILISTGPFLINSLLAFIIAFPAAIPVAQFSGGTFFDYLLLYLAISIGAHAFPSTTDASTMWNAVWHGENTPIWLKIILVPITGFILLGTLGSFFWLDLVYGVFLSILLPLWLAGLL, encoded by the coding sequence ATGTTTATTCCCGGCGTATATATTGCTGTTGTTACTTTTCCCGGTGTGATCGTTCATGAACTGGCTCACCAGCTATTCTGCCGCTGGTGCGGTGTTGCAGTATTTGAGGTGAAGTATTTTCAAGTGGCTAATCCCGTAGGTTATGTACTTCATGAACCGCCTAAAAAAGCCTCTCATTCCATACTGATCAGCACTGGCCCTTTCCTGATCAATTCCTTGTTAGCTTTTATCATTGCATTTCCTGCGGCAATTCCCGTAGCACAATTCAGTGGCGGTACTTTTTTTGACTATCTGCTGCTTTACCTGGCCATTTCCATCGGTGCACATGCATTTCCCAGTACTACGGATGCTTCCACCATGTGGAATGCTGTATGGCATGGAGAAAATACGCCCATCTGGCTAAAGATCATCCTCGTGCCGATCACAGGGTTCATCCTGTTGGGTACATTGGGTTCTTTCTTCTGGCTGGACCTGGTCTATGGGGTATTTTTATCTATCCTTCTTCCTTTATGGCTGGCGGGTTTGCTTTAG
- a CDS encoding D-alanyl-D-alanine carboxypeptidase/D-alanyl-D-alanine-endopeptidase — MRSYLLLVAVLVAGAAAAQPKNIRQWATQDVLDAKALTGAHVGISIMDPATGKYWIQYQDDKFFMPASNTKIFTLFTGLQLLGDSLPGMRFSENDTAIYIQGTADPSFLHPDFTAQRVKDLLTQTDKRIWYQPAVIKNKRFGPGWAWSDYADYYQPELNELPMYGNVARIKIQGSQYSMVPEYPTRSGEPLPNEVLADREERANEFVLHFRPENRAVHDFEVPFITGGNEQLLQRLQDTLHKQVGLLPARAAGTGTILKSIPVDTLFQPMMHRSDNFFAEQILMMCSSVKWDTIDSRKVIGYMLDSTLKDLPHPPSWVDGSGLSRYNLFTPRDFVTVLNKLYKTYPKERLYPLFPTGGKGTLRNYYQALPGRLYAKTGTLSGCVALSGFFVNKSGKTLIFSVLVNNHNSTSTAVRRAVETFLVRVANN, encoded by the coding sequence ATGAGATCATACTTATTGTTGGTGGCTGTCCTGGTAGCAGGAGCCGCAGCTGCCCAGCCTAAGAATATCCGCCAATGGGCAACCCAGGATGTTTTAGATGCAAAAGCCCTGACCGGAGCACATGTGGGCATCAGCATCATGGACCCCGCAACAGGAAAATACTGGATCCAGTACCAGGATGATAAGTTCTTCATGCCCGCTTCCAACACTAAGATCTTCACGCTTTTCACCGGCCTTCAATTGCTTGGGGATTCCCTTCCCGGCATGCGTTTTTCAGAAAACGACACGGCCATTTATATACAAGGCACAGCAGACCCTTCTTTCCTGCATCCTGATTTTACAGCGCAGCGCGTCAAAGACCTTTTAACGCAAACGGATAAACGGATCTGGTACCAGCCCGCAGTGATCAAAAATAAAAGGTTCGGTCCCGGATGGGCCTGGAGCGATTATGCGGATTATTATCAACCGGAATTAAATGAATTGCCCATGTATGGAAATGTGGCCCGCATAAAGATACAGGGCAGTCAATATTCCATGGTGCCGGAATACCCCACCCGTTCAGGAGAGCCACTACCCAACGAAGTATTGGCAGACCGGGAAGAAAGAGCGAATGAATTTGTGTTGCACTTCAGGCCGGAAAACAGGGCGGTACATGATTTTGAAGTTCCTTTTATTACAGGCGGCAATGAACAGCTCCTGCAAAGATTACAGGACACGCTGCATAAACAGGTGGGCTTATTGCCAGCAAGGGCTGCGGGCACAGGAACTATTTTGAAAAGCATTCCCGTAGATACCCTCTTTCAACCCATGATGCACCGAAGCGACAACTTCTTTGCAGAACAGATCTTAATGATGTGCTCCTCTGTTAAGTGGGATACCATTGATTCCCGCAAAGTGATCGGGTATATGCTGGACAGCACGTTGAAAGATCTGCCGCATCCGCCAAGCTGGGTAGATGGTTCAGGACTTTCCCGGTACAATCTTTTTACCCCCCGCGACTTTGTAACCGTACTCAACAAATTATACAAGACCTATCCGAAAGAAAGGTTATACCCGCTTTTCCCCACCGGCGGCAAAGGTACCTTACGTAATTACTACCAGGCCCTGCCGGGAAGGTTATATGCGAAAACCGGAACGCTCAGTGGTTGTGTGGCATTGAGCGGATTCTTTGTAAACAAGAGCGGAAAGACGCTGATCTTTAGCGTGCTGGTGAATAACCATAACAGCACTTCAACCGCTGTACGCAGAGCAGTAGAGACGTTTTTGGTCAGAGTAGCGAATAACTAA
- a CDS encoding Gfo/Idh/MocA family protein, with product MENEKSTSFHGQSRRDFVKQSSLLAGGLLAAPIIAEAGQANYFSGAPGVIKVALIGCGGRGTGAAVQALSTKQNVQLVAMADAFKDRLDDSYNGIVDSMKATPERVKVAEADKYVGFDGYKAAIAKADVVILTTPPGFRPIHFEEAIRQGKHVFMEKPVATDPAGIAKVLETAEKAKAKKLNVVVGLQRRYQTSYLELYKRVKDGIIGDITSMQVYWNQGALWVKPRKPEYTEMEYQMRNWYYFNWLCGDHIVEQHIHNIDVGNWFKGEIPVTAMGMGGRAIRTGKEFGEIYDHHYVEYRYADGVVMNAQCRHWKDAVSRVDEEIIGTKGRVICDRGRIVDSKGKTIYQFDKKQENRPYQAEHDELFAAVAAGQYKFEDAKRGAETTLTAIIGRLATYSGQTIAFEKALASGLNLQPAKYAFDAPPPVLPDADGNYAYAKPGITKYFS from the coding sequence ATGGAAAACGAAAAATCAACATCATTCCACGGACAAAGCCGCAGAGACTTTGTAAAGCAATCCTCCCTGCTTGCAGGCGGATTACTGGCAGCGCCTATTATTGCTGAGGCCGGCCAGGCAAACTATTTTTCCGGCGCTCCCGGCGTTATCAAAGTTGCGCTCATCGGTTGCGGAGGCCGCGGTACCGGAGCTGCAGTACAAGCACTGAGCACTAAACAAAACGTACAACTCGTTGCGATGGCAGATGCTTTCAAAGACAGGTTGGATGATAGCTACAATGGCATCGTTGATTCCATGAAAGCTACACCTGAACGTGTGAAAGTTGCCGAAGCAGATAAATATGTAGGCTTCGATGGATACAAAGCAGCCATCGCGAAAGCAGATGTGGTGATCCTCACCACCCCTCCAGGTTTCCGCCCTATTCATTTTGAAGAAGCTATCCGCCAGGGCAAACACGTATTCATGGAAAAACCCGTGGCTACAGACCCTGCTGGTATCGCCAAAGTACTGGAGACTGCAGAAAAAGCAAAAGCAAAGAAACTGAACGTGGTAGTAGGGCTGCAACGCCGCTATCAAACATCCTACCTGGAACTGTACAAACGCGTAAAAGATGGTATCATTGGTGATATCACTTCCATGCAGGTATATTGGAACCAGGGCGCGCTGTGGGTGAAACCACGTAAACCAGAGTATACAGAAATGGAATACCAGATGCGTAACTGGTATTACTTCAACTGGCTCTGCGGGGATCATATCGTAGAACAACACATTCACAATATCGACGTAGGTAACTGGTTCAAAGGTGAGATCCCTGTAACCGCAATGGGAATGGGTGGCCGCGCGATCCGTACCGGTAAAGAATTTGGTGAGATCTATGATCACCACTATGTGGAATACCGTTATGCAGATGGTGTGGTAATGAACGCACAATGCCGTCACTGGAAAGATGCCGTGAGCCGTGTGGACGAAGAGATCATTGGTACAAAAGGCCGCGTGATCTGCGACAGGGGAAGGATCGTGGATAGCAAGGGAAAGACCATCTATCAGTTCGATAAAAAACAGGAGAACCGTCCTTACCAGGCAGAACACGATGAACTGTTTGCTGCGGTTGCCGCCGGCCAATACAAATTCGAAGATGCAAAGAGAGGTGCAGAAACCACACTCACCGCCATCATCGGTCGTCTTGCCACTTATTCCGGTCAAACCATTGCATTCGAAAAAGCACTGGCTTCCGGTCTGAACCTGCAACCGGCGAAGTATGCATTTGATGCTCCTCCGCCAGTACTGCCTGATGCAGATGGTAATTATGCTTACGCAAAACCAGGCATCACTAAATATTTCAGCTGA
- a CDS encoding formylglycine-generating enzyme family protein yields MRKKTVAILLAGIVTGGAYAQNNEPFTAYEQKVPGSDVTIKMVPVKGGEFLLGSPAKEKGRNADEGPQKKVKIDPFWMGAYEVTFDQYDVYSDAEKDKTPLPDGMTRPSPPYIDLTLGMGKGGGFPANSMSQYAALMYCRWLYGKTGVFYRLPTEAEWEYACRAGSTTAFPFGDDAAKLGEYAWTQENSEEVYHKVGEKKPNAWGLYDMMGNVGEWTLDQYDEKGHEKAGTENPWNQPTVKTPRTIKGGTYLEPATAARCAARLKSDESWNNRDPQIPRSKWWNADAPFIGFRIIRPVKQPTKAEAEKFFADVVDKFVGAR; encoded by the coding sequence ATGAGAAAGAAAACTGTGGCCATTTTACTCGCCGGGATAGTGACCGGCGGGGCTTACGCTCAGAACAATGAACCATTTACAGCCTACGAACAGAAAGTACCGGGATCAGATGTAACCATCAAAATGGTACCGGTAAAAGGAGGCGAGTTCCTTTTGGGTAGCCCGGCTAAGGAAAAAGGACGGAATGCAGACGAAGGGCCGCAAAAGAAAGTGAAGATAGACCCTTTCTGGATGGGGGCTTACGAGGTGACATTTGATCAATACGATGTGTATTCAGACGCAGAAAAAGATAAAACCCCATTGCCGGATGGTATGACGAGGCCCAGCCCTCCTTATATCGACCTCACACTGGGAATGGGCAAAGGCGGCGGATTTCCGGCCAATAGTATGAGCCAGTACGCAGCATTGATGTATTGCCGCTGGCTGTATGGTAAAACCGGTGTTTTTTACCGTCTTCCTACAGAAGCAGAATGGGAATATGCCTGCCGTGCAGGGTCCACCACAGCATTTCCTTTTGGGGACGATGCTGCCAAACTCGGAGAATATGCCTGGACGCAAGAGAACAGCGAAGAGGTATATCATAAAGTAGGAGAAAAGAAACCCAATGCCTGGGGTTTATATGATATGATGGGTAATGTGGGAGAATGGACCTTAGACCAATACGATGAAAAAGGGCATGAGAAAGCGGGGACAGAAAATCCCTGGAATCAGCCCACAGTAAAAACGCCACGTACCATCAAAGGAGGCACTTACCTGGAACCGGCTACAGCAGCCCGCTGCGCTGCCCGCCTGAAATCAGATGAGTCCTGGAACAACCGTGATCCACAGATCCCACGCAGCAAATGGTGGAATGCGGATGCGCCGTTCATCGGGTTCAGGATCATTCGCCCGGTAAAGCAACCGACCAAGGCAGAGGCAGAAAAATTCTTTGCAGACGTTGTCGATAAATTCGTGGGCGCCCGCTAG
- a CDS encoding hydroxypyruvate isomerase family protein — protein MERRTFLQKGTLAGISALALGGAATSANAADTKPAAAGKTFNLDYAPHAGMFKNSAGDDFLDQIRFMHDQGFRSIEDNGMLGRDTALQNKIGELLAKLNMRMGVFVIDGGDNWKISLTTGKKEFLDLFLKTCERSVELAKRVNAKWATVVPGFFERKLPIGVQTGNVIDALRRGAEILEKGGLTMVLEPLSDTPDLFLRNSDQTYMICRAVNSPSCKILFDIYHMQKNEGQLITNINLCWDEIAYIQIGDNPGRKEPGTGEINYKNIFKHLHTKGYKGVMGMEHGNALPGKEGELALIKAYRDADNFLG, from the coding sequence ATGGAAAGAAGAACATTCCTTCAAAAAGGCACACTGGCAGGCATTTCAGCCCTGGCCCTTGGTGGTGCGGCCACTTCTGCAAACGCTGCAGATACAAAGCCTGCCGCGGCAGGGAAAACCTTTAACCTGGACTATGCACCCCATGCAGGAATGTTCAAGAACAGTGCCGGGGACGACTTCCTGGACCAGATCCGTTTCATGCATGATCAGGGGTTTCGGTCTATTGAAGACAATGGCATGCTGGGCCGCGATACCGCTCTTCAAAATAAGATCGGCGAACTGCTGGCGAAACTGAATATGCGGATGGGCGTTTTTGTGATAGACGGTGGAGACAACTGGAAAATTTCCCTCACTACCGGCAAAAAGGAATTCCTGGACCTGTTCCTCAAAACCTGTGAACGTTCTGTGGAACTGGCCAAACGGGTAAATGCCAAATGGGCTACTGTTGTTCCCGGTTTCTTTGAACGTAAACTGCCTATCGGTGTTCAAACCGGTAATGTGATCGATGCGTTGCGCCGTGGTGCTGAGATCCTGGAAAAAGGGGGGCTTACCATGGTATTGGAGCCATTAAGCGATACGCCGGACCTGTTCCTCCGCAATTCTGATCAGACCTATATGATCTGCCGCGCAGTGAACAGCCCTTCCTGCAAAATATTGTTCGACATCTATCATATGCAGAAAAATGAAGGTCAGCTTATCACCAACATCAATCTCTGCTGGGATGAAATTGCTTACATACAGATCGGAGATAACCCGGGCCGTAAAGAACCGGGCACAGGTGAGATCAATTACAAGAACATTTTCAAACACCTGCATACCAAAGGTTATAAAGGCGTGATGGGCATGGAGCATGGTAATGCGTTGCCGGGGAAAGAAGGAGAGCTGGCTTTGATAAAGGCTTACAGGGATGCGGATAATTTTCTGGGATAA